In the Phycisphaerales bacterium genome, CTGCCCATGAGTACGCCAATGCGTGCACCATCTACTTTTGTGTATTGCTCTGACATGAACTTCTCGCTTGCTCTTAAGGAGGGAAAGAATGTCGATGGTACTATTCCCACGCAGAGTCGCAATGCCCCCTTGTCTGAACTACCCCAAGACAACCACCCAGGCCCGCCCACTGCCCTGGATTTGGAACCACCAAATGGCCCGCCAACCTAAAAATTCGATCGCCATTATTGGGGCCACGGGTGTTGTCGGTCGGACGGTTGCAGAAATTCTCCAGACGCGGTTGACCTCACCCTACGCACTTCACCTATTGGCCTCGAGCCGATCTGCGGGGTCTCCCCTTCTCATTGGTGATCAACAATACACCGTTGAGTCACTTGAAGATGCCTCTCTTGAAAACCATGACATCATCTTCAGCTGCGCTGGAAATTCTATTGCTCGCCAAATCGCACCCGGCGCCGTGCAACATGGCGCTTGGTTTATTGACAGCTCCAGTGCTTTTCGGATGGATCCATCAGTTCCCCTCGTGATACCAGAAGTTAATCTGCAACTTCTTAAAAAACTCCAACGCCCTCAGATCATTGCCAGCCCCAACTGCTCGACCACCTTGGCACTTGTTGCTGTTAATCCAATTCGAGAAGCTGTGGGTATTGAACGGATGGTGATCAGTACCTACCAAGCCGCATCGGGTGGCGGCCGAGCACTCATGGAAGAACTAGAAAATCAAATTCACGATCATGCCACAGGCCAACCATATCGCTTAGCGGCACTAGACCGCCCCTATCTCCTCAATGTATTTAGCCATGAGACACCCATTGGTGATGACGGATACAACGGCGAAGAACGTAAGGTGATCGATGAGACAAGAAAGATCTGGGAAGAGCCAGAGGCTTGTGTCACCGCGACGTGTGTTCGTGTTCCCGTACTGCGGTCCCACTGTGAGTCCATCACCCTCACACTTCGCGCACCTTTGACAGTGGAAGATGCTCGTGTTCTGATTGATCAGGCACCCGGTCTCGCCCTCTGTGATGACCCAAAAAATGGTCGTTTTCCTGAGCCGATCAATGCAAGCGGACAAGACGACATCCTGGTTGGCCGTATTCGAATGGACCAGAGCCAGCCAGAGGGCATTGGCCTCCAACTTTTCC is a window encoding:
- a CDS encoding aspartate-semialdehyde dehydrogenase, with protein sequence MARQPKNSIAIIGATGVVGRTVAEILQTRLTSPYALHLLASSRSAGSPLLIGDQQYTVESLEDASLENHDIIFSCAGNSIARQIAPGAVQHGAWFIDSSSAFRMDPSVPLVIPEVNLQLLKKLQRPQIIASPNCSTTLALVAVNPIREAVGIERMVISTYQAASGGGRALMEELENQIHDHATGQPYRLAALDRPYLLNVFSHETPIGDDGYNGEERKVIDETRKIWEEPEACVTATCVRVPVLRSHCESITLTLRAPLTVEDARVLIDQAPGLALCDDPKNGRFPEPINASGQDDILVGRIRMDQSQPEGIGLQLFLSGDQLRKGAALNACQIAETLIANDPSLHT